A segment of the Archocentrus centrarchus isolate MPI-CPG fArcCen1 unplaced genomic scaffold, fArcCen1 scaffold_33_ctg1, whole genome shotgun sequence genome:
GTCTGCCTCCAACatccacacaacacacaaagaaacatcagcaaccaggaagcagcttcacctctgatcacagacacactcagctctgatcactcacctggaggagcaaCAACTCTCAGGCTGATGATGCTGCTGAGCTTCCACGAGCGAGTTTCTCTCATGAAGATGCAACACTCGTATGGTCCACTATCATCAGCCCTCACATCCCTCAGGATCAAAGAcgcgtctccatccttcatttGTCTGTCCTGCAGCTCCATTCGGTTCCCAAAAGACGGATGCTGCTTATTTGGAGCAAAGTGACCCTTACGGTAGAAAAGCACATCTTCTGACCCCAGGTCATAGCTGCTCCACTCTGCAActatgattttattgttgtatGGAGCTCGACATGGCAGAGTGACGTCCTGTCCAGACTCAGCTGTGATGTCAAACGGAAACACAAGAAAACTACTTTACTGCATTtcatactctttttttttttttttagttattctGTTATTAACAGGTAAAACTCACCTGCAGAGACAAACGCAAAGACCACCAGCAGAGcggagcagctgcagcagccatTTCTGAGCTGACTGTGTGAGAGGAGCTTTAAGAGTCTCAGAGCCTGTGAGAGCTGCCTCTCAGCAGGCTCCACCTTTAACACTCAGGTGGAGTGACGCTTGCTGGGTGGGACCAGAGACCCTGAAAGCTGAGCACCAGCAAAGCATCGATGAGGCAGAGAAACGTGGAGAGCAGTCAGTCTTTAAACAATGATGCTGAAACATCCTCACCTGTTCCATCCAAACGAGCTTATCATTGAGGAGCCACCTGGACACGATTCCAACCAATCGATGAAGAGACAACAGCTTCCTCCTGCTGGCTGATCTTTCTAAAGGGTCTCTCAGGCTTTGATAGATGATCACAGAGGGCTGATGAAGCTTTCAGATGCAACAGCTGTGCTGtgagcagagcagctgctgtgACTCAGGCTGCAGATGAAGCTGAGTAAACCTGGCTCCTCCCTCTCACACACTCGAGCCTCTCAGGAATCAGAACAAAGTTTCCCTCTAACTGAACAAATAACCAAAACTgaacatatttcaaataaacTGATATTCTGTGTAATACCAAAAAGGTTCACTCCTTCAGAGAGTAAGTAAATGCAAAGATCTGATCTGGAGCAGGTTACCACACCTGACTTTGATCTGGTGGGAGGGGCTAAATTCCTGCCTAATTGTGATGAAGAAATTGAAACGCTGCAGTTTTCCTGAGCAGACTCTTGTGGCCCCGATCAGCCTGTCACAGATCAGCTGAAGCTCTTCATGGACTCTTCTGCTGCCTGACAGAATTACCCACAGTTCATAGCAGCACTGCAAAGATCAGTGACCAAAGCATGAGAGCAGCAGCCAAACCAGGAGGTCAGAGGAATGTTGGAAAACACACAGGGAATATTTGTAAACATGAGTACacgttaaaggtcagaggtcagaccaTCAGCTGTTCTTGGACAAACTGAAGCTcctctgctgccacctgctggatcCTTACACACAGtacagctcacacacacacacacacacacacacacattgaggtGTCGTGTTCTCTTACTGTAAAAGCATTGAGACGCAGtgtttcagtaataatgtcccTACCAGCCCTCACAGAACTGATCCTGAGTCTGCTGTTTCAGCATGTTGTCAGCAGCTCCGCCCTCTCTCAGACAGGAGTGTCTGTGTGGAGCCTCAAAGCTGCTCCAAGTGTTAATGAAACGAGCTTCAGTGCTCCTTCACCTGCTCCTTCAGAGCTCCATCCTTTATGACAGGGGAGGACAAAACGCTgtcccataattcatagcgacAGACCATCTGAGTATTCATGGAAACAACAAACTGTTAAAGTGGTGCACGTCATGGTGATGCTATTGAAAgtgtattttccattttatgctATAACCTGCTAACATGTTTACAAATTCCAACACACAGCTGGACCCTGAACGTCACACTGCTGGAAGAAAATCTGACTCTCTTTCTTTTATGAAAATTAATGTATATAAACTCCTTAAAACCAGATTATTAACTGATAAAGTCCATTAAAGGTTCTGAGGTAACGTCAGCTTTGTAGCCTCTGAGTTCAtgttcacttcctgtcagcTGACGTGTTTCCAGGCAGCACTTGAATGACTGTACTCAGAGTGCAGGTGGAGAGATAAATGATTAGTTTATCTCCTCTCAGGGATAACAAAGTCCCTGAACTGCTCCCTGGAGCAGGATCGTGGTCTCTACGAGGCGGGAATGCTTTGGAACGTTTTAGTGGAATGAAGGAAACTTCATCATGTGAGGCCGGCTGTGTTAATGACAGAATTAATACCTGATTCATGCTCTAAGTGCCCCCTCCCTCAGGACAGCCCTGTCATTGAGGGGCATCAGGCACTCTGAACCACGTGACCCCACAGTGAGTGGGCAGCTGTGCCTCACTTCCTCCAGGCTTTTGTAGTAAATATTCCTCCAGCAGCTTTTCTGGTGTGcagactttctttttgctcagcatcAGTCTCTGCCCCCATCAGGACTCTGGGGGGGGTCGATGCAGCTGATTAATAAAAGTACATGATGCAgtctgtgttttacagcagaCTGAATCATTTCAGCTCCTGCAGTGGCCCCCAGGAGCTCATCCAGGTGAGTTTCTTCTGATCACCTGAGGCCGTTATTACTGAGTCAACTTGACCCACACCACACCTGACTCCGCCCACCTGCTGCACAACCACAACTCCTGTTAAAGGGAGAGGCAGAAAAACCGGACCAAAGCTGCAGGTGGAGGCGGAGCTACTGAAAGGCGATAAGGTCACATTTCAGAGGTGACAGTTCGGgtgtgagagcagcagcagcagcagcagagctgcactCGAGTCCTGACAGGCTCTAAAAGAAGATTCAGCGAGTCCATCAGGTTCCTCTCAGCAGCAGGGTGAGTGCAGCcgatctcacttcctgtttacacgTGTGCGTTTCTCTCTGATCATTTCATGCTGACTCATCGATCACTCTGATCAGAGACCTGCTCATGCAGCCACAGACAAACTGCAGAGCCTCCAGCCTCAGTCTGGACTCAGTCTCTGAGCTTTGGGCTGCAGGCTGACTCCACACTTCCTGCTCCGATTGTTGTTtattcatcacttcctgttctcacACTGTTTCCTTTAgctctttcacaataaaagcaaagcagaGGGAGGTTTTTATTGTGAAGAATTGAGAGGAAATCCAGTGTTTGTCATTGAGCCGAGCTTTTCAGAGATCCATCATAATGTGATGATGTAATCTGCAGGGTTGTAATAGTTTGGATTTTActttatagtttagttttattttgttaactttttctcttttagttcagtttttgttagttttagtttttcaaacTTTGTCAGGTGGAAGAGTAACTACTGTGTAAAAGACCTCAACAAAtatacaattaaaaataaattgtattcaacaaccaagtTTTCATAAGacagcagcattatgtgctgcgtgtgtgtgatattaaggacacacatgaacatcatgtGACAGCCACAGTTAGAAACATAAAGCTTAAACTCTTCTCTATCAGAATATGTATGTTAAGAGTAAATGAAGGATGAATTGTGGTGCTCAGCAGCAGATGCAGCTTCAGTCATTAACATCAGCTCCACGTGAAACATTagaaacaagaacaaactgaactgaatcaaagctcaaatgcagcttttcaggattgtgtgtttgtgtgtgtcacacagtggtgtgtTAGTCTCAGTAACACAGTTATCAGTgcctcctcctgctgtgtgttcctgtgtATTAACAGTATGTAACAGCAGTTATATTGAGCTGAAAACGCTGTCGCCTGCTGCATGGCTGTGATGCTGGTTCTCTGCTGGAGCTGCTCACAGAGCTGGCTCGGTTACATACTCACTGATTAGGCCTGAATTAGTCTGTGCTTTGTGGGGCTGCGTACACAAGTGACCAACAACTATCATATATGTTAATTACTGTGTAGtcgtgtcccagtgttttatctGCAGTACCATCAACAACAAagaatgctgggactttttcccctcATGGCTCCTCCCTCTTTGTGCTCTAGTTTTGTTGAGgttatttttcactttgttcattctgatagtttcagcaacatccctccaggaatttgtgagtccttatgttGATGCTGCTttttacaggaaaataaatCCCATCACAGCAGAGCAAAAATTTATAACTGCTGACAGTAATCTTTCCATgtatcatttctttctttttaaaaatgaaattgaaacagaattttaaataaagcatgtttctcttcttcctccctcAGAGTACAGACATGTCTGCTGGCAGCAGTCTGCGGTCTGAAGATCAGTCTCTGTGCTCCATCTGTCTGAACGTGTTCACTGATCCAGTCAGCACTCCATGTGGACACAACTTCTGCAAGAACTGCCTCACGCAGCACTGGGACGTGAACGGAAGCTGCCAGTGTCCTGTGTGTGACAAGGTGCTCGAGACAAGACCTGAGCTTCATGTCAACACGTTGCTCTCTGAGATGGTCGCTCACTTCAGGCATGAAGCTCAGCagaaagccagcagcagcagctcagagcaacAAGCTGCCACACCAGGAGAAGTTCCCTGTGACATCTGCACTGGAACCAAACCAAAGGCCCTGAAGTCCTGCCTGGTCTGTCTGTTCTCCTACTGTCAGACTCACCTGGAGCCTCATGTGACAGCTTCACGTCTGAAAAAACATCAGCTGGTGGAACCTGTGGAGAACCTGGAAAGCAGGATGTGTGTGAAGCATAATAAACCTCTGGAGCTGTTCTGTAAGACCAACCAGACATGTGTCTGCACGCTCTGCTCTGTTTTAGACCACAGGAACCACAAGTTTGTTCCTCtgagagaagaatatgaaggaAAGAAGGCAGAGCTGGGCAAGACAGAGGCTGACATTCAGCAGATGATCCAGAAGGCACGGCAGAAGATCCAGGAGGTCAAAGAGTCGGTGAAGATGAGCAGagatgctgcagacagagagaaagcagaaggTGTTCAGGTCTTCACTGCTCTGATGGAGTCTGTGGAGAGAGGCCTGAAGGAGCTCATGAAGGAGATCGAAGtcagacaggaaacagcaaagaaACAGGCTGAAGGTCTCATCAGAGATCTGGAACAGCAAATCTCTGAGCTGATGAAGAGAAGCTCTGaggtggagcagctctcacGCTCTGaagaccacctccacctcctccaaagcTTCTCAACCCTCAAAGCTGCTCCACCCACCAAGGACTGGACAGAGGTCAGCATCCCTCCACCATCATATGAGGGGACTGTGGTGAGAGCTGTGGCTCAGctggaggacacactcaggaaaggCATGAAGAAGCTGCTTGCTGAGGCTGAGCTGAGGAGGGTCCAGCAGTATGCAGCAGATGTGACCCTCGATCCTGATACAGCACATCCTGCTCTCCTCCTGTCTGATGATGGGAAACAGGTTCACTGCGCTGACGTGAaggagaagcttccagacaACCCAGAGAGATTCTCtcagtgtgcttgtgttttagggaggcagagtttctcttcAGGCAGGTTTTACTTCGAGGTCCAGGTCCGAGGAAAGACTGACTGGGATTTAGGAGTGGCCAGAGAGTCCATCAGCAGGAAGGGGGAGGTCAGAGAGTGCCCTCAGGGGGGTTTCTGGACTGTGTGGCTCAGAAATGGAAGGGAGTACAGAGCTAACGCCGGCCCTGCAGTCGAGCTCTGTCTCCTGCGCGGTCCTGAGAAGGTGGGGGTGTTTGTGGATTATGAGGAGGGTGTGGTCTCCTTCTATGACGtagatgctgcagctctgatctaCTCCTTTACTGGCTGCTCCTTCTCCCAGAAACTCCACCCATACTTCAGTCCCTACCTGAACAACGGCGGGAAAAACTCTGCTCCTCTGATCGTCTGTCCTGTCAATCAAACTGAGCCCATCAGACACTGATtttatctgattggctgattgatTTTTATTGAGGGAACAAATGAACAGATTCAGTGTGGATGTTCTGCAAACAGAAGAAACGCTGCATCtctgtacatttatttattagtcaaatatataaaatatatattgcacactaaccaacaacaacaaatcctGTATTAGCATAAACTGATGGACAGATTAATATTTCACAGTTATTATCTTCTACCTGTGGGTTTCTCTGAGTGTTAATTAGGACAGAATGAGACTGATTGGTGTAAATTGATGATGAGTGTGATGATTAATCTGGATGAACATAAGTGTACTCTGTAAATACACACTTATTAATAACTGA
Coding sequences within it:
- the LOC115776564 gene encoding E3 ubiquitin-protein ligase TRIM21-like yields the protein MSAGSSLRSEDQSLCSICLNVFTDPVSTPCGHNFCKNCLTQHWDVNGSCQCPVCDKVLETRPELHVNTLLSEMVAHFRHEAQQKASSSSSEQQAATPGEVPCDICTGTKPKALKSCLVCLFSYCQTHLEPHVTASRLKKHQLVEPVENLESRMCVKHNKPLELFCKTNQTCVCTLCSVLDHRNHKFVPLREEYEGKKAELGKTEADIQQMIQKARQKIQEVKESVKMSRDAADREKAEGVQVFTALMESVERGLKELMKEIEVRQETAKKQAEGLIRDLEQQISELMKRSSEVEQLSRSEDHLHLLQSFSTLKAAPPTKDWTEVSIPPPSYEGTVVRAVAQLEDTLRKGMKKLLAEAELRRVQQYAADVTLDPDTAHPALLLSDDGKQVHCADVKEKLPDNPERFSQCACVLGRQSFSSGRFYFEVQVRGKTDWDLGVARESISRKGEVRECPQGGFWTVWLRNGREYRANAGPAVELCLLRGPEKVGVFVDYEEGVVSFYDVDAAALIYSFTGCSFSQKLHPYFSPYLNNGGKNSAPLIVCPVNQTEPIRH